A window from Methylococcus mesophilus encodes these proteins:
- a CDS encoding alpha/beta hydrolase, with protein sequence MDRRFVLASGPALVCLALLILQTACAPLVNRPGPTVALPQLHAAHFVAADGAVLPVRRWLPTGARPKAVIVAVHGFNDYSHAFEPLGSYLERHGIGCYAYDQRGFGLAPGRGLWAGVDTYAADLETFVGQVRARHPGVPAYLLGESMGGAVAIVAMTSARPPRADGLILSAPAVWSRDTMPWYQSSLLALSSHTLPWLRLTGEGLGVMASDNIEMLRGLGRDPNVIKATRVDAIHGLADLMDAAQERVVSLETPTLVLYGERDEIIPRPPVMALLDKLPPGTRFAYYRQGYHLLLRDLQAETPWRDIAAWVTAPAAPLPSGAERQAAGGLPATDGS encoded by the coding sequence ATGGACCGCCGTTTTGTCCTTGCATCCGGGCCCGCCCTGGTTTGCCTGGCACTGCTCATACTGCAGACAGCCTGCGCCCCTCTGGTAAATCGTCCCGGCCCGACCGTGGCGTTGCCGCAATTGCACGCAGCCCATTTCGTTGCCGCCGATGGCGCGGTGCTGCCGGTCCGGCGCTGGCTGCCGACCGGGGCGCGGCCCAAGGCCGTCATCGTCGCCGTCCACGGCTTCAACGACTACAGCCATGCTTTCGAGCCCTTGGGCAGTTATCTGGAACGCCACGGCATCGGCTGCTACGCCTACGACCAGCGCGGTTTCGGCCTGGCACCGGGGCGCGGGCTCTGGGCGGGGGTCGATACTTACGCCGCGGATCTCGAAACTTTCGTCGGACAGGTCCGGGCCCGGCATCCGGGCGTGCCGGCCTATCTGCTCGGGGAAAGCATGGGCGGCGCCGTGGCCATCGTCGCCATGACCTCCGCCCGGCCTCCGCGGGCCGATGGCCTCATCCTGTCCGCACCGGCGGTGTGGTCGCGCGACACCATGCCGTGGTATCAAAGTTCTTTGCTGGCCCTGAGCTCGCATACCCTCCCCTGGCTCCGCCTCACTGGCGAAGGGCTGGGGGTGATGGCATCGGACAACATCGAGATGCTCCGCGGCCTGGGGCGGGATCCGAACGTCATCAAGGCCACTCGGGTAGACGCGATCCACGGCCTGGCGGACCTGATGGACGCTGCCCAGGAACGGGTCGTTTCGCTGGAGACACCGACCCTCGTGCTCTATGGCGAACGCGACGAGATCATTCCGAGGCCGCCGGTCATGGCCCTGCTGGACAAACTTCCGCCCGGCACCCGCTTCGCCTATTACCGGCAGGGTTATCACCTGCTGCTGCGCGACCTGCAGGCCGAGACGCCCTGGCGCGACATCGCGGCCTGGGTCACGGCACCGGCCGCGCCGCTGCCGTCCGGGGC
- a CDS encoding spermine/spermidine synthase domain-containing protein: MASPTHCTPPGKFGGTLVHFARDAYGSIEVVDAFGVRTLHFGTLARQSSMCLQEPDRVELPYVRAMLSALLLHPEPSDVLLLGLGGGSLAKALFQHLPACRIDAVEQRRVVVEAAHRFFGLPEHPRLSVTVGDAGEFVKEAGAAGRLASYDLILTDLFDGEGMAPPVGEEPFYVDCAGALRKDGVFGINLWGTQTAACSRVLETMRTSFDGPTFRLAVPGRGNVIGFALGSEPERATARAMEQRARRLEAGLGIEFSRFLRALQQSNRALFG; this comes from the coding sequence ATGGCATCACCGACGCACTGCACGCCGCCCGGGAAGTTCGGCGGGACGCTCGTCCATTTCGCGCGCGACGCTTACGGTTCGATCGAGGTGGTAGACGCGTTCGGCGTGAGGACCTTGCATTTCGGTACATTGGCGCGCCAGAGTTCCATGTGCCTGCAGGAACCGGACCGAGTAGAACTGCCTTATGTGCGGGCGATGCTGAGCGCCTTGCTGCTCCATCCCGAGCCGTCCGACGTTCTGCTGCTCGGCCTCGGCGGGGGTTCTTTGGCGAAGGCCTTGTTCCAGCACTTGCCGGCCTGCCGGATCGACGCGGTGGAGCAGCGCAGGGTGGTCGTCGAGGCCGCGCATCGGTTCTTCGGGCTGCCCGAGCATCCGCGCCTGTCCGTCACGGTCGGCGATGCGGGGGAGTTCGTCAAAGAGGCGGGAGCGGCTGGGCGGCTTGCCTCCTATGATCTCATTCTCACCGATCTGTTCGACGGCGAGGGCATGGCGCCGCCGGTGGGGGAGGAGCCGTTCTATGTCGACTGCGCCGGTGCGCTACGGAAGGACGGGGTGTTCGGCATCAATCTCTGGGGGACGCAGACCGCGGCTTGCAGCCGGGTTCTGGAAACAATGAGGACGTCCTTCGACGGGCCCACGTTCCGATTGGCGGTTCCGGGCCGGGGCAACGTGATCGGGTTTGCGCTTGGGTCCGAACCGGAACGGGCGACTGCCAGGGCGATGGAGCAGCGGGCCCGCCGGCTCGAAGCCGGCC